The Oncorhynchus masou masou isolate Uvic2021 unplaced genomic scaffold, UVic_Omas_1.1 unplaced_scaffold_7554, whole genome shotgun sequence genome has a segment encoding these proteins:
- the LOC135537351 gene encoding ATP-dependent 6-phosphofructokinase, muscle type-like yields MNAAVRATVRMGIYTGAKVYFVHEGYQGLVDGGDNIKLATWESVSMMLHLGGTVIGSARCMDFKEKWGRLKAACNLVKLGITNLCVIGGDGSLTGANQFRTEWSELLADLTKGGEIPG; encoded by the exons GTATGAATGCTGCTGTGAGGGCCACAGTCAGAATGGGCATCTACACTGGGGCCAAGGTCTACTTCGTTCATGAG GGTTACCAGGGTCTGGTGGATGGAGGTGACAACATCAAACTTGCCACCTGGGAGAGTGTGTCTATGATGCTGCATCTG GGTGGAACTGTGATTGGCAGTGCCCGCTGTATGGACTTCAAAGAGAAGTGGGGACGTCTGAAGGCCGCCTGCAACTTGGTCAAACTGGGCATCACCAATCTGTGTGTGATCGGCGGTGATGGCAGCTTGACTGGTGCTAACCAGTTCCGTACAGAGTGGAGCGAGCTGCTGGCTGACCTGACAAAAGGGGGTGAGATACCTGG